The sequence ATTGTCCGATTTTTTTCGGTGTGATTTTTGCTTTTCTGTGACTAATCAGTTTATCTTTGATTTGAAACTGACATGCATCATATTCTAAACTTTCGCACTCTAAGAGAATGTTTTGGATAGATAAACCAAGTTTATCGAATAAACTTTCTTTTGTATTCTTCAAAAAGGATGGGATTTTTTCCATCTCAGTAAAATTTGTTTTCATAGACTTTGATTTTTTGCCTTTAGTGGGAAACAAATTTTAATCCAACCACTGATAGAACGAGGGTGGACAGGAAAAACATTCTCCAAAACTCGATAGGTTCTCTAAAAAAGAAAATCCCGATCAGCACGGTTCCGACAGCTCCGATCCCAGTCCAGACTGCATAACTTGTTCCGATTGGTAGGGATTCGGTCACTTTGATTAATAAAGCCATACTGATCAGTAAGGAAACGAAAAATCCAAAATACCAAAGAAGGGCTTCATTTCCTATGGTTTCTTTTGCCTTTCCCAAGCAGAAGGCAAACA is a genomic window of Leptospira brenneri containing:
- a CDS encoding DMT family transporter, whose protein sequence is MNWILLFIAGLFEVMFAFCLGKAKETIGNEALLWYFGFFVSLLISMALLIKVTESLPIGTSYAVWTGIGAVGTVLIGIFFFREPIEFWRMFFLSTLVLSVVGLKFVSH